In Hermetia illucens chromosome 1, iHerIll2.2.curated.20191125, whole genome shotgun sequence, one genomic interval encodes:
- the LOC119656539 gene encoding zinc finger protein 512B-like — protein sequence MKGAFIVFCLSVALVSAASVSKGAEKKAADSTADKKQDKRGLIDFGYGYGHGGILEHSGLELGHGIGYGHGIGLGHEVHVTKTVGLPYPVPVEKPVPVVVERKVPVVVEKHVPVHIDRPVPYPVKVPVKVPVIQKVGIPIPKPYPVEVPKPYPVHVSHPVIVEKQVPVLLKSHDYGIPSIGLDFHGLGHGFGHGHYHH from the exons ATGAAG GGTGCTTTCATTGTCTTCTGCTTGTCAGTAGCCTTAGTATCTGCCGCTTCCGTTTCGAAGGGTGCAGAAAAGAAAGCTGCCGATAGCACTGCTGATAAGAAACAAGACAAACGTGGACTTATCGACTTCGGGTATGGATACGGTCATGGAGGCATTCTGGAGCATTCCGGGCTGGAATTGGGTCATGGCATCGGCTATGGTCATGGTATTGGCTTAGGTCATGAAGTGCACGTAACCAAGACTGTTGGATTACCATATCCAGTGCCAGTTGAGAAGCCTGTTCCAGTTGTCGTTGAAAGAAAGGTTCCAGTTGTTGTAGAAAAACACGTGCCCGTCCATATTGACCGACCAGTACCTTATCCAGTGAAAGTCCCAGTTAAGGTGCCAGTTATCCAGAAGGTTGGAATTCCAATCCCAAAACCATACCCAGTGGAGGTTCCAAAGCCATACCCAGTCCACGTATCGCACCCCGTCATCGTTGAGAAGCAAGTCCCAGTTCTATTGAAATCCCACGACTATGGAATCCCCTCAATCGGACTTGACTTCCATGGCTTAGGACACGGATTTGGACATGGACATTACCACCATTAA